The Elusimicrobiaceae bacterium region CTCCGAATACGCCGGAAAACATCCATTTATCAAATTACTGACAAACCCGGCCATGATTGCTCCGCCCGCGATGAATATCGGGATAAAAGCGGCAAAAGGAGAAATTATAGTACGGCTGGACGCACATTCCGAATATCCTGCTGACTATTTATCCCGCTGTATAGACCTTTTGCAATCCACAAATGCCGCCAACGCGGGAGGTCGTTTTATTAACATAAAAAACGGCGACAGCGTTTGGGCTGAAGCAGTGCAATTTGTTACAGGGCATAAATTCGGCGTGGGAAACGGTGTCTTCCGCACCGGTGCAAAACCCGGCTTTGTGGATACGGTGCCGTTCGGAACATTCCACCGGGATATTTTTGACAAAGTCGGGTATTTCGACGAGCGGTTGACCCGCAACCAGGACAATGAATTCAATGAGCGCCTGATCCGGGCCGGTTACAAAATAGCGTTCGACCCGGAAATTAAAATTTATTACAAAAATCAGGCGACGCTGGGCGGCCTGCTCAAACAGGCATTCTCGACCGCCGCGTGGAACGTTTACACTCTAAAACTGTTTCCCTATACCTTCCGCTGGCGACGTTTTATACCTGCGGTATTTACGCTTTATCTGGTGTCCATTATGTGCATTGCTCCGTGGCTTGACGGTTTTGTCTGGCTTTATACCGTGCCTGGAGCCATCTACGCTGTAGCCTGCGTTATAATATCGTTTTCAGCAGGTTTAAACATAGAAACTCGGCTTGCGATATTTATCACTTTCCCGGCCTATCACCTGATCTATGGTGCAGGCACACTTTTTGGAATATTAGATTTGGTAAGCGGGCACTGGCGACGGAAACTAGGCCAGCCTCTGAAACGCTGAGATAAAAAAGGTAAAATCAGATATAAATGGAAAATTCGGGGAAAAGGCTGAAAAAAGCCTACGAAAAACGTAAAGCGATACCGAAAAACCGGTATTCGCTTCTTAATCCGGCACACCTGTCCATGCTGCAGTCGCGCGAGCGGGCCATGTGGGAGGTTTTCGCCGAACTCAACCTGCATGACTTCAAAAATCTGAAAATTCTGGATATCGGGTGCGGTAGCGGCAGTCAGCTGCTCAATTTCCTGCACCATGGCGCAATTCCGCACAAAATCTCTGCGGCATTGACCTTTTGCCGGAACGCGTTTCCAGCGCAAAAAACATACTGTCATCAAGCGATATCAGGCTTGGCAACGCTACAAAGTTGCCAT contains the following coding sequences:
- a CDS encoding glycosyltransferase family 2 protein, whose product is MTKSALRKSWKFMIDRPFASIIIPCRNEERHIASCLDAVLAFDWPKGKLEILLVDGMSTDKTAAIISEYAGKHPFIKLLTNPAMIAPPAMNIGIKAAKGEIIVRLDAHSEYPADYLSRCIDLLQSTNAANAGGRFINIKNGDSVWAEAVQFVTGHKFGVGNGVFRTGAKPGFVDTVPFGTFHRDIFDKVGYFDERLTRNQDNEFNERLIRAGYKIAFDPEIKIYYKNQATLGGLLKQAFSTAAWNVYTLKLFPYTFRWRRFIPAVFTLYLVSIMCIAPWLDGFVWLYTVPGAIYAVACVIISFSAGLNIETRLAIFITFPAYHLIYGAGTLFGILDLVSGHWRRKLGQPLKR